In one window of Bdellovibrio bacteriovorus W DNA:
- a CDS encoding putative aminopeptidase (COG4324 Predicted aminopeptidase) has protein sequence MKLLSSRVPVEEVLKREDLSKDTRHKLSISQDARKFAEERLHLKPTKNYKSYVELDRPYVTYVVSAAPKWSLEHHQWSYPFLGKMPYKGYFNEEDAKSEEEKLKGDDLDTYMRGVTAYSTLGWFDDPLLSSMMRYKDYDLVNTIIHETVHATLYIKHAADFNERLASFLGNKGAEYFYLEREGPDSETLQQVKIDNEDSKVFSAFISEEIKNLKDWYKNISALERTEDIRKARLQEIQTRFRNEVLPRLQGQQYSRFSTLNLNNARLLIYKTYMQNLDEFEQLYQLVDRNFEKFIVVCKELESSKSPEEALRLKISDLQKRISSR, from the coding sequence ATGAAACTTCTTTCATCACGTGTCCCCGTGGAAGAAGTCCTTAAGCGAGAAGACCTTTCTAAGGATACTCGCCATAAGCTTTCTATCAGCCAAGATGCGCGAAAGTTTGCCGAAGAGCGTTTGCACCTTAAGCCCACAAAAAATTATAAATCTTATGTTGAATTGGATCGTCCTTATGTGACCTATGTGGTGAGTGCAGCTCCGAAGTGGAGCTTAGAACACCATCAGTGGAGCTATCCCTTCTTAGGAAAAATGCCCTACAAGGGATACTTCAATGAAGAGGATGCAAAGAGTGAGGAAGAAAAGCTAAAAGGCGACGATCTTGATACCTACATGCGCGGAGTCACCGCCTATAGCACCCTCGGTTGGTTTGATGATCCACTCCTAAGTTCAATGATGCGCTATAAGGACTATGATCTCGTCAATACAATCATTCACGAAACTGTCCATGCCACTTTGTATATCAAACACGCCGCAGACTTTAATGAACGCTTAGCTAGTTTTTTAGGGAATAAAGGAGCTGAGTACTTCTATTTAGAACGCGAAGGTCCTGACTCTGAAACACTTCAGCAAGTTAAGATCGACAATGAAGACAGTAAAGTTTTCTCTGCTTTTATCTCAGAGGAGATAAAAAACCTTAAAGATTGGTATAAAAACATCTCTGCCTTAGAAAGAACTGAAGACATCCGCAAAGCCCGACTCCAAGAAATTCAAACGCGCTTTAGAAACGAAGTTCTGCCTCGTCTTCAAGGTCAACAATACTCGCGTTTTTCTACGTTAAATCTAAATAATGCCCGACTGCTGATCTACAAGACCTATATGCAAAATCTTGATGAGTTTGAACAACTCTATCAACTCGTAGATCGTAACTTTGAAAAGTTCATCGTCGTATGTAAAGAACTTGAGTCTTCTAAAAGCCCTGAAGAGGCCCTGCGCTTAAAAATCTCGGATTTGCAGAAGAGAATCAGCTCTCGTTAA
- a CDS encoding tonB protein (COG0810 Periplasmic protein TonB, links inner and outer membranes) produces the protein MRVFKSRLFWGSLIASLLVHAGILIFLYASPRLLPEKKETIEIALYPEGQILEALTRNKQSIVKEALAPEKLKAPEDETLARFLSKEKQRVRQEVKAAITGSTANRTNSAPAAPTPPAPPQARKDSAKNNEPGDDGFKNVDISKDLQEMNRFGEGFSTVGENLPNDIRIGSFTALNTDRYLYYTFYARIEELIRYRWETRVQHAINNFDRPTLAALSNRNWTTHVEFLLDSKGELKKALLMKESGVKAFDASAINAFQDARIFPNPPQEMIQEDGFIHIKFSFTVNYHPPALVNRY, from the coding sequence ATGCGTGTTTTTAAATCTCGACTATTTTGGGGTTCCCTTATCGCCAGCCTCTTGGTGCACGCTGGAATATTGATTTTTCTTTATGCCTCTCCACGCCTTCTACCAGAAAAAAAAGAGACGATTGAGATTGCACTCTATCCTGAAGGGCAAATTCTTGAAGCCCTCACTCGTAATAAACAATCCATCGTCAAAGAAGCATTAGCTCCTGAAAAGCTCAAAGCCCCTGAAGACGAAACCTTAGCGCGCTTTCTTTCCAAAGAAAAACAACGTGTTCGCCAAGAGGTCAAAGCCGCCATCACGGGTTCGACGGCCAATCGCACGAACTCCGCTCCGGCTGCACCGACTCCCCCGGCTCCGCCTCAAGCCAGAAAAGATTCTGCAAAGAATAACGAGCCTGGGGATGATGGATTTAAAAATGTAGATATAAGTAAAGACCTGCAAGAGATGAATCGCTTCGGTGAAGGCTTTTCAACTGTTGGAGAAAACTTACCTAATGATATTCGTATTGGCTCGTTCACGGCTTTAAATACTGACAGATATTTGTACTATACTTTTTATGCGCGCATCGAAGAACTCATTCGCTATCGCTGGGAAACTCGCGTGCAGCACGCAATCAATAACTTTGACCGTCCTACCCTTGCAGCTTTGAGCAATCGCAATTGGACAACCCATGTAGAATTTCTTTTGGACTCTAAAGGGGAACTTAAAAAGGCTCTACTCATGAAAGAATCCGGAGTGAAAGCTTTTGATGCCTCGGCTATCAATGCGTTCCAAGATGCACGCATCTTCCCGAATCCTCCCCAAGAGATGATTCAAGAAGATGGCTTCATCCATATCAAGTTTTCGTTCACGGTGAATTATCACCCACCTGCTTTAGTAAATCGTTACTAA
- a CDS encoding methionine sulfoxide reductase B (COG0229 Conserved domain frequently associated with peptide methionine sulfoxide reductase): MKSIASWTKADASFRILNMNSKKTLKCGLPEDKDELKKILSAEQYQIMVENGTEAPFHNAYWDHFEPGVYVDAISGVPLFSSEDKFHSKSGWPSFLKPIQADAVTEHQDQSHGMIRVEVRSASSDAHLGHVFPDGPAPTGLRYCVNSLSLRFVPKSDLP, encoded by the coding sequence ATGAAATCTATTGCAAGCTGGACTAAAGCTGATGCTTCTTTTAGGATTTTAAATATGAATTCGAAAAAAACTTTAAAATGCGGTTTGCCTGAAGATAAAGACGAGCTTAAAAAAATCTTATCGGCTGAGCAATATCAGATCATGGTAGAGAATGGCACCGAGGCTCCTTTCCACAATGCTTATTGGGATCACTTTGAACCGGGAGTCTATGTGGATGCCATTTCAGGCGTTCCTCTTTTTTCCAGTGAGGATAAGTTCCACTCCAAGTCGGGATGGCCGAGCTTCCTTAAACCTATTCAGGCAGATGCCGTGACAGAGCATCAGGATCAAAGTCATGGTATGATTCGGGTCGAGGTTCGATCGGCATCTTCAGATGCCCATCTGGGACACGTTTTTCCGGATGGGCCTGCGCCAACGGGCCTACGCTATTGCGTGAATTCGCTTTCATTGCGATTTGTGCCCAAGTCAGATTTGCCTTAG
- a CDS encoding PhoH-like ATPase (COG1875 Predicted ATPase related to phosphate starvation-inducible protein PhoH), which produces MLQFKKKLNATGSGERKIYGGFPLSKVKRRKIVVDTNVILFDSQAILRFGEADVHIPISVIEEVDKFKRDQGENGRNARQFSRFIDVLRAKGSLASGVQIDNSESVVFINTDLMLAGMPSELDHQKADNRILNTALALQKQHPKYQVELITKDINLRIKADVYGIYAADYDSNDIDRDDLYEGYHEIMVSPEQIDSFYREKRFVPDTKLYANQYIIMKDSSDPNHSAIGRFSQAEQAIVPLVGAADSIWGIHARNVEQAFAMDCLLNDEILFVSLVGKAGTGKTLLAIAAGLHKSLDQGQFQRLLVSRPIFPMGRDIGYLPGDIEQKLNPWMQPIFDNVEFLMGADKKAAGRAQELINQGMLNIEPLTYIRGRSIPKQYLIVDEAQNLTPHEIKTIVTRAGRGTKVVLTGDVYQIDNPYVDSANSGLTYAVERFKGQAIAAHVTLTKGERSELAELAANIL; this is translated from the coding sequence TTGTTGCAATTTAAGAAGAAGCTCAATGCAACTGGAAGCGGCGAGCGGAAAATCTACGGAGGGTTTCCCTTGAGTAAAGTAAAACGCAGAAAAATTGTAGTAGATACGAACGTAATCCTTTTTGATTCCCAGGCGATTCTTCGCTTCGGAGAGGCAGACGTACACATTCCAATTTCTGTTATCGAAGAAGTCGATAAATTTAAGAGAGACCAAGGTGAGAACGGCCGCAATGCTCGTCAATTCAGTCGTTTTATTGACGTTTTGAGAGCAAAAGGTTCTTTGGCGAGCGGTGTGCAAATTGATAATTCTGAAAGTGTTGTTTTCATCAATACGGACCTAATGCTTGCTGGCATGCCATCAGAGTTGGATCATCAAAAAGCTGATAACAGAATCTTAAACACAGCATTGGCTCTGCAGAAGCAGCATCCAAAATACCAAGTTGAGCTTATTACAAAAGATATCAATCTACGTATTAAAGCCGATGTCTATGGGATTTACGCTGCGGATTATGATTCCAATGATATTGATAGAGATGATCTTTATGAAGGCTATCATGAGATCATGGTAAGCCCAGAGCAAATCGATTCATTTTACCGTGAAAAAAGATTTGTTCCAGATACAAAGCTTTATGCGAATCAGTATATCATCATGAAAGATTCTTCAGACCCGAATCACTCAGCGATTGGCCGATTCAGCCAAGCCGAGCAAGCCATTGTTCCTCTCGTAGGGGCGGCGGATTCTATCTGGGGAATTCATGCACGCAACGTTGAGCAAGCTTTTGCGATGGATTGTTTGTTGAACGATGAGATTCTCTTTGTATCTTTGGTCGGCAAAGCGGGTACTGGAAAGACTCTTCTAGCTATTGCGGCTGGTCTGCACAAGAGCTTAGATCAAGGTCAATTCCAAAGATTACTGGTGTCTCGTCCAATCTTCCCGATGGGGCGCGATATTGGTTATTTGCCAGGTGACATTGAGCAGAAGTTAAACCCATGGATGCAGCCGATCTTTGATAACGTAGAGTTCTTGATGGGGGCAGACAAAAAAGCTGCTGGACGCGCTCAAGAGTTGATCAATCAGGGAATGTTAAACATTGAGCCTCTGACATACATTCGTGGAAGAAGTATTCCTAAGCAGTATTTAATTGTGGATGAAGCTCAAAACTTGACTCCGCATGAAATCAAGACCATCGTTACGCGTGCTGGAAGAGGCACTAAAGTTGTCCTTACTGGTGACGTTTACCAGATCGACAATCCATACGTGGATTCTGCAAACAGTGGTTTGACTTACGCCGTTGAGAGATTCAAAGGCCAAGCCATTGCTGCTCACGTCACTTTAACAAAAGGTGAGCGTTCAGAGCTGGCAGAACTTGCAGCGAATATTCTTTAG
- a CDS encoding maoC family protein (COG2030 Acyl dehydratase) — MVTDIDVGYTASITVQVTDKMVQQFADLSGDRNPMHLDDEFAAKSRFGRRIAHGMIVGALISRALVDGIGGGGIYLGQNLKFVNPVFIDDVITITIKITGLRKEKGIATVETNAFKENGDQVVKGDAVIMMSNPGA; from the coding sequence ATGGTTACAGATATCGACGTTGGTTATACAGCATCGATCACGGTTCAAGTGACGGATAAAATGGTTCAACAATTTGCGGATCTCTCCGGAGACCGCAATCCTATGCATTTAGATGATGAGTTCGCAGCGAAAAGTCGTTTTGGTCGTCGTATCGCACACGGAATGATCGTAGGAGCTCTTATCTCAAGAGCTCTTGTTGATGGTATCGGTGGCGGTGGGATTTATTTAGGCCAAAATCTTAAGTTCGTGAATCCAGTTTTCATTGATGATGTCATTACAATTACAATCAAGATCACGGGTCTTCGTAAAGAAAAAGGTATTGCCACAGTTGAAACCAATGCCTTTAAAGAAAATGGTGATCAAGTTGTAAAGGGTGATGCTGTCATCATGATGAGCAATCCAGGGGCATAG
- a CDS encoding fatty acid hydroxylase (COG3000 Sterol desaturase), which produces MSESFESWTRLQKLLFQFDEPTSRLYHVNILSSFILIVLVLWILARRQNISVGTLLKRWVFRKKYWWNASTKQDYLIYFLNALFKSFLFVPVFEGSFHVSQWVIRFLVKFSGGDVLDLKATSGAILVFTLGTFVWDDFLRFINHWLMHKIPFLWHFHKLHHSARVLTPVTLYRAHPVESIIAILRNSLSLGASIGVFIYIFGSSFSIWTLLGINGFGFLFNLVGANLRHSHIPLGFGWGEYLLISPIQHQLHHSREERHYDKNFGVSLAIWDGLFGTLVRSKDIGRIRVGLNERFRTNLWHHYINPFTDIWGSVRSRFTRSEEPTKISSSTER; this is translated from the coding sequence ATGTCAGAAAGCTTTGAATCTTGGACAAGATTGCAAAAATTACTATTTCAATTCGATGAGCCCACATCGCGGCTCTATCACGTCAACATCTTGTCGAGTTTCATTTTAATCGTCTTAGTTCTGTGGATTCTTGCAAGACGGCAAAACATCTCTGTGGGAACCCTTCTGAAACGCTGGGTTTTTCGCAAAAAATACTGGTGGAATGCCTCTACTAAGCAAGACTATCTCATTTATTTTTTGAATGCTCTTTTTAAGAGTTTCCTGTTTGTACCTGTTTTTGAAGGTTCCTTTCATGTTTCGCAATGGGTGATTCGCTTTTTGGTGAAGTTTAGCGGTGGAGATGTCTTAGATCTGAAGGCCACTTCGGGGGCGATTTTAGTTTTCACTCTCGGTACTTTTGTTTGGGATGATTTCCTGCGCTTTATAAACCACTGGTTAATGCACAAGATTCCCTTCCTTTGGCACTTCCACAAACTCCATCACAGTGCGAGGGTCTTAACTCCTGTGACTTTGTATCGGGCGCATCCAGTGGAGTCCATAATCGCTATACTTCGTAACAGTCTTAGTTTAGGGGCTTCGATTGGTGTGTTTATTTATATCTTCGGTTCTAGTTTTTCGATATGGACTCTTTTAGGAATCAACGGCTTTGGTTTCTTGTTCAATCTCGTAGGGGCGAATCTTCGACATAGCCATATCCCCTTGGGATTTGGTTGGGGAGAGTATTTACTTATCAGCCCTATTCAACACCAATTGCATCATTCTCGTGAAGAGCGACACTATGATAAAAACTTTGGAGTGAGTCTGGCTATTTGGGATGGGCTCTTTGGCACATTGGTGCGCTCAAAAGATATCGGAAGAATCAGGGTGGGTTTGAACGAACGCTTTCGAACCAATCTTTGGCATCACTACATCAATCCCTTTACGGATATTTGGGGCTCTGTGAGATCCAGATTTACTCGTAGTGAAGAACCAACGAAGATAAGCAGCAGTACAGAAAGATAG
- a CDS encoding putative Iron-regulated protein A precursor (COG3489 Predicted periplasmic lipoprotein), which translates to MQVKSLLARTTLGLATILLTASCADFFQDNKATSTKNTNSGNNLPAGQLPGEFQKPNEGPFSEQKMLINIGLNVISRSADDFAAQVPVLKQSVRQYCEALAAGSSAQRQENQVKMDWERTMMAFHSVRSIPLGPLMDDGRFLNDYIYSWPYLNTCNIDKNVFENVQAPTSSERLLFNVRGLGAIEYLLFENSYVSTCNMRANPTMADWNARTLAQKKLDRCVWAQELMNDIDSKAQGLKTKWAVEQGNFTHTLVNNTRYPNTKEAINALTDALADIEILKDAKLGKPTARHKDCYNDKCPSDVEHRYSGASLLSAEAQLKTFKAVFTGSYAQQEAYGLKDLLAKSGRADVAQKLIRAIDQALASVVAAQDRGTLEEQVLAMDPELCKQTTMTDRKVEICAVHADVREVAFLLKTEVLAALALRAPPTHQGDND; encoded by the coding sequence ATGCAAGTAAAGAGCTTATTAGCTAGAACCACTCTTGGATTGGCGACAATTCTTCTGACAGCATCTTGTGCTGATTTCTTCCAAGATAATAAAGCGACATCTACAAAAAATACTAACTCTGGTAATAACCTTCCAGCGGGCCAACTTCCTGGTGAATTTCAAAAACCCAATGAAGGTCCTTTCAGCGAACAAAAGATGTTGATCAATATCGGCTTGAACGTGATCTCTCGCTCTGCTGACGATTTTGCCGCTCAAGTTCCGGTACTAAAACAATCTGTACGTCAATACTGTGAGGCTCTCGCTGCTGGAAGCTCAGCGCAACGCCAAGAGAACCAAGTTAAAATGGACTGGGAAAGAACAATGATGGCTTTCCATTCAGTCCGCTCTATTCCATTGGGACCTTTGATGGATGATGGCCGTTTCCTAAACGACTATATCTACTCTTGGCCATACCTTAACACTTGCAACATTGATAAGAACGTCTTTGAAAACGTACAAGCACCAACTTCTTCAGAGCGTTTGTTATTTAATGTGCGTGGCCTCGGTGCGATTGAGTATCTTCTTTTTGAAAACTCTTATGTATCAACTTGTAATATGCGTGCAAACCCAACAATGGCTGATTGGAACGCAAGAACACTTGCTCAAAAGAAGCTTGATCGCTGTGTATGGGCACAAGAACTGATGAACGATATCGATTCTAAAGCTCAGGGCTTAAAAACCAAGTGGGCTGTAGAACAAGGCAACTTCACTCACACTCTTGTTAACAACACTCGCTACCCAAACACTAAAGAAGCTATCAATGCTTTAACGGATGCTCTTGCAGATATTGAAATTCTTAAAGACGCGAAGTTAGGTAAGCCAACAGCTCGCCACAAAGATTGCTATAACGATAAATGCCCAAGTGACGTTGAACACAGGTACTCTGGAGCGTCTTTGCTTTCTGCTGAAGCTCAATTGAAAACTTTCAAAGCTGTTTTCACTGGTAGCTACGCTCAACAAGAAGCCTATGGCCTTAAAGACTTATTAGCTAAATCTGGAAGAGCCGATGTTGCACAAAAATTAATTCGCGCTATCGACCAAGCTCTTGCTTCTGTTGTTGCTGCTCAAGACCGCGGAACTCTAGAAGAACAAGTTCTTGCTATGGACCCAGAGCTTTGTAAGCAAACGACAATGACAGATCGTAAAGTTGAAATCTGTGCGGTTCACGCCGATGTTCGCGAAGTGGCCTTCTTACTAAAAACAGAAGTCCTTGCGGCACTTGCATTGAGAGCTCCTCCGACTCACCAAGGGGATAACGACTAA
- a CDS encoding DoxD-like family protein (COG2259 Predicted membrane protein) yields the protein MVKKLFSTVNANDSINDFALLFLRLCAGLTMAFAHGLGKMPPPEMLVQGVGAMGFPMPELFAWLAGLSEFLGGVFLAIGFLTRPAAFFMAITMGVAAFVVHAADPFVKKEMALLYLFISVFFMIRGAGKFSLDRFIYKK from the coding sequence ATGGTTAAAAAACTTTTTTCAACAGTGAATGCTAACGACTCAATCAATGACTTTGCACTTTTGTTCCTAAGACTTTGTGCAGGTTTAACTATGGCTTTTGCTCATGGTCTTGGCAAAATGCCTCCTCCTGAAATGCTTGTTCAAGGCGTAGGGGCTATGGGATTCCCGATGCCAGAGCTGTTTGCTTGGCTTGCGGGTTTGTCTGAGTTTCTTGGTGGCGTATTCTTGGCGATTGGTTTCTTAACTCGTCCAGCAGCTTTCTTCATGGCGATCACAATGGGTGTAGCTGCATTCGTAGTTCATGCGGCAGATCCATTCGTTAAAAAGGAAATGGCACTCTTATATCTGTTCATTTCTGTGTTCTTCATGATTCGCGGAGCAGGTAAATTCTCTTTGGATCGTTTCATCTACAAAAAATAG
- a CDS encoding RNA polymerase sigma-E factor (COG1595 DNA-directed RNA polymerase specialized sigma subunit, sigma24 homolog) yields MQRDLELTDLELVEKVKSGDRRSFSELVRRHQRGLLRLSLRFMKDMDAAEDVTQEAFIKAYEKLHSFEGRASFKSWLFQIAVNTARNKLRETKRHVVDIDDVNLAVDAEAESNLVHSAVSDVLQTEVEKLPFKQRTALVLRVYEDLSFAEIAEIMECPYDTAKANYRHALLKLRAIFEEQSELKNWSEEVGGFFMEVHQRYAEVEG; encoded by the coding sequence ATGCAGAGAGATCTAGAACTAACGGATCTTGAACTGGTTGAAAAAGTAAAATCTGGTGACAGAAGGTCTTTTTCAGAACTCGTGAGACGACATCAAAGAGGATTGCTACGGTTGAGTTTAAGGTTCATGAAGGACATGGATGCAGCGGAAGATGTTACGCAAGAAGCGTTCATCAAAGCTTACGAGAAACTTCACTCTTTTGAGGGAAGAGCTTCTTTCAAAAGCTGGTTGTTTCAAATTGCAGTGAATACTGCAAGGAACAAACTTCGTGAAACTAAAAGACATGTAGTTGATATTGATGATGTAAATTTAGCAGTGGATGCAGAAGCAGAGTCTAACTTGGTTCACTCAGCAGTTTCTGATGTTTTGCAGACTGAAGTTGAAAAACTTCCGTTCAAACAAAGAACTGCTCTCGTTCTAAGAGTTTACGAAGACTTAAGCTTTGCTGAGATCGCAGAGATCATGGAGTGTCCATACGACACTGCTAAAGCAAACTACAGACATGCCCTTTTAAAATTGCGTGCAATTTTTGAAGAGCAATCTGAGTTAAAAAACTGGTCTGAAGAAGTTGGTGGTTTCTTTATGGAAGTTCATCAACGCTACGCTGAAGTAGAGGGTTAA
- a CDS encoding hypothetical protein (COG0537 Diadenosine tetraphosphate (Ap4A) hydrolase and other HIT family hydrolases) — METLFHLLYRSEVPSDLSYSDLQEIVERAKDNNPKQGITSLLIQKDDFFLHLLEGEERRVKFLLSDILLDPQTQALKVLYEGPTLERYFKNEPMLFIDGDLSVNSSDSLDQLFAICMGPDKIKGQALSSLLEKIRDTILKKI, encoded by the coding sequence TTGGAAACGCTCTTTCATCTTCTTTATAGAAGCGAAGTTCCATCCGATCTGTCGTATTCAGATCTTCAGGAAATCGTTGAAAGAGCCAAAGACAACAATCCCAAGCAAGGAATTACTTCCCTACTTATTCAAAAAGACGATTTCTTTCTTCACCTCCTTGAGGGTGAAGAAAGAAGAGTTAAGTTTCTCTTGAGTGATATCTTACTCGATCCACAAACGCAGGCTTTGAAGGTTCTTTACGAAGGCCCTACGCTTGAACGTTATTTTAAGAATGAACCGATGCTATTTATCGACGGAGATCTCTCAGTAAATTCGAGTGATTCTCTGGATCAGCTATTTGCAATTTGTATGGGTCCAGATAAAATAAAAGGCCAAGCTTTGTCCTCTCTTTTAGAAAAAATCAGAGATACAATTTTAAAAAAAATCTAA
- a CDS encoding membrane-bound lytic murein transglycosylase, putative (COG0741 Soluble lytic murein transglycosylase and related regulatory proteins (some contain LysM/invasin domains)) — translation MIKVSLLQKAKNTYNFKRPLLLSLACLTLPIAVGTVYVDRSGVSNQNFVEIEAPLILKKQIPSYDDAKINALADAQERIGEEFQISDLLKDRVGFWFDIYAKYDSNQRVIHHTLYPWIVYKVVDVSEIINADMPKARWMRNQKADALVKQEVQAIRKALKKISNTGKADTNNEAENLVVQALAPLKGNLKVNARKALKAVRTQTGQKNYFSAALEVSPLYLSGMEEIFEQHRLPKELTRLPFVESSFNKHAVSRVGASGIWQFMDYTGKSFMTVNKYIDERKSPFKATQAAAKLLKENHLILRKSWPLAITAWNHGPPGVRRAIKKTNSTDLGKILNHPAKTFDFASTNFYSEFLAALYVEKYHDQLFENLNYEETLDLHAVRLAKATGAKKLYEQSGLSQEDFLFFNPDLRNAFKHNSQIPKGFTVMVDTPARALLASLLTKETRAPIEESIADITKN, via the coding sequence ATGATTAAAGTAAGCCTTCTCCAAAAAGCGAAGAATACTTATAACTTTAAAAGACCCCTCCTTTTATCGTTGGCCTGCCTCACTCTGCCGATCGCAGTGGGCACGGTCTATGTTGATAGATCTGGAGTGAGCAATCAGAACTTCGTTGAAATCGAAGCTCCGTTAATCCTTAAGAAACAAATACCCTCCTATGATGATGCTAAGATCAATGCTCTTGCTGATGCTCAAGAACGTATCGGCGAAGAGTTTCAAATCTCTGATCTACTCAAAGACCGCGTAGGATTCTGGTTTGATATTTATGCTAAATACGATTCCAACCAAAGAGTCATCCATCATACACTTTACCCTTGGATCGTTTACAAGGTTGTCGATGTCAGTGAGATCATCAACGCTGACATGCCGAAAGCACGCTGGATGCGAAATCAAAAAGCAGATGCCCTTGTAAAACAAGAAGTTCAGGCTATTCGCAAAGCCCTTAAAAAGATCTCAAACACCGGCAAGGCCGATACTAATAACGAAGCCGAAAACCTCGTGGTACAGGCTCTCGCTCCTTTAAAAGGAAACTTGAAAGTGAATGCACGCAAAGCCCTTAAAGCGGTGCGCACCCAAACAGGACAGAAGAACTACTTCTCAGCAGCTCTTGAAGTCAGTCCGCTTTACTTAAGTGGAATGGAAGAGATCTTTGAACAACACCGCCTTCCCAAAGAACTCACGCGCCTTCCCTTTGTTGAAAGCAGCTTTAACAAGCACGCCGTCAGCAGAGTCGGCGCCTCTGGTATTTGGCAATTCATGGATTATACCGGCAAGAGTTTCATGACGGTGAATAAGTATATTGATGAAAGAAAGTCTCCGTTCAAAGCCACGCAAGCAGCGGCTAAACTTTTAAAGGAAAACCATCTGATCTTAAGAAAGTCGTGGCCTCTTGCCATCACAGCGTGGAACCACGGTCCGCCAGGAGTTCGTCGTGCTATTAAGAAAACGAACTCTACAGATCTAGGAAAAATTTTGAATCATCCAGCAAAGACCTTCGACTTTGCTTCGACGAATTTCTATAGCGAGTTCTTGGCAGCTCTCTATGTAGAAAAATACCACGACCAACTTTTTGAAAACTTAAACTATGAAGAGACGTTAGATCTTCATGCGGTCCGCTTAGCTAAAGCCACGGGAGCTAAGAAGCTCTATGAACAGAGCGGACTGAGCCAAGAGGACTTTTTGTTTTTCAATCCTGACTTAAGAAATGCGTTTAAGCACAATTCACAAATACCCAAGGGTTTTACAGTTATGGTGGACACACCTGCTCGCGCCCTCTTAGCTTCACTTTTAACCAAAGAGACTCGGGCTCCGATTGAAGAATCCATCGCAGATATCACAAAGAATTGA